A stretch of Henckelia pumila isolate YLH828 chromosome 4, ASM3356847v2, whole genome shotgun sequence DNA encodes these proteins:
- the LOC140860627 gene encoding COBRA-like protein 6 codes for MEIRFLVLITSILVIIFSSSGYAYDPVDPYGNITIRWDVVRDVGYGKQFVKVWMINNQLYRHIELPGWKVSWVWVGDEVIWEIQGAEATEQGNCSGAFKHLLPHSCEKQPVIVDLLPGAPFSKQTLDCCKGGLLSSIIQADTQTSYNNNIAAFLMLIGTINASNAPPQVPHNFSLGISGYTCSDPVLVQPTKSFEDQGRRRTQAIATYNVTCSYSQFRAAAAPTCCVSMSAFYSKTIVPCSQCSCACQLPQNGSSCLRPADLPPPLQVEANEEPRPVLQCSHHMCPIQVHWHVKQSYKQYCRVKITLSNFNYVKNYSEWNLVVLHPNLQNLTQVFSFNYRPLNQYGNTNDTGMFYGIEHYNDILLQAGEKGYVQTEMLLYKDPKDFTFREGWAFPRKISFNGQDCVLPPPDVYPRLPNSSHFSALLSTFSMFLSFLLFLLII; via the exons ATGGAAATCAGGTTTTTGGTTTTAATAACATCAATACTAGTGATCATCTTCAGTAGTTCCGGAT ATGCTTACGATCCAGTCGATCCATACGGAAATATTACAATCAGGTGGGATGTTGTCCGGGACGTGGGATATGGAAAACAATTT GTGAAGGTATGGATGATAAATAATCAATTATACCGACACATAGAGTTGCCAGGATGGAAGGTGAGCTGGGTATGGGTGGGGGATGAGGTTATATGGGAAATACAAGGAGCTGAAGCCACTGAACAAGGGAATTGTTCAGGCGCATTTAAACATCTGCTGCCTCACAGTTGTGAAAAGCAACCGGTTATTGTCGATCTCTTGCCTGGTGCCCCATTCAGCAAACAAACACTTGATTGTTGCAAAGGAGGTCTTCTTTCTTCCATCATCCAAGCTGATACTCAAACtagttataataataatattgcaGCATTTCTGATGCTAATCGGAACTATTAATGCTTCTAATGCGCCGCCTCAAGTGCCACACAAC ttttcTCTTGGCATTTCTGGATATACCTGTTCAGATCCGGTCCTGGTTCAACCCACAAAATCTTTTGAAGATCAAGGGCGTAGGAGGACACAAGCCATcg CTACATATAACGTGACCTGCTCTTACTCCCAGTTCCGAGCTGCAGCTGCCCCGACTTGTTGCGTTTCTATGTCGGCATTCTATAGCAAGACCATCGTCCCATGCTCACAATGTAGCTGTGCTTGCCAATTACCACAAAATGGATCGTCATGCCTCAG GCCAGCGGACTTACCTCCGCCTCTGCAAGTAGAAGCCAACGAAGAACCAAGGCCAGTGCTGCAATGTTCTCATCATATGTGCCCCATTCAAGTGCATTGGCATGTCAAACAGAGTTACAAACAGTATTGCAGAGTCAAAATCACGCTTTCTAATTTCAACTATGTCAAAAATTACAGCGAGTGGAATTTGGTGGTGCTGCACCCTAATCTTCAAAATCTTACACAAGTTTTCAGTTTCAACTACAGGCCTCTCAACCAATATGGCAACACAA ATGACACGGGAATGTTTTATGGGATAGAGCATTACAACGATATACTGCTACAGGCCGGTGAAAAAGGATATGTGCAAACAGAGATGTTGCTGTACAAGGATCCTAAAGATTTCACGTTTAGGGAAGGGTGGGCATTTCCAAGGAAAATTTCATTCAACGGCCAGGATTGTGTTTTGCCCCCACCAGATGTTTATCCAAGGCTCCCAAATTCATCTCATTTTAGTGCACTATTGTCAACCTTCTCTATGTTTCTGTCATTTTTGTTGTTTCTACTGATAATATAA